A single Geoalkalibacter sp. DNA region contains:
- a CDS encoding GumC family protein — translation METPQNTPPQDSPVSNHLVDDDEINLLELLLVLVKNKFMIIGSMAATFVLAAGVTLLMPNIYTSTARLLPPQQERGGLGAMMAGMGDLAALAGISAGGSSGELFVGMLQSRTVADAVIDQFDLMTVYDQKYRTEMYGKLNKLVNVSLGRRDGIITVSVDDEDPVRAAAIANAYVEELKKLNVRLNLSNAGRERVFLEERLAVVQADLARAEDNLREFQETNKAIKLDTQASAIIEAISRLRGELASKEVELGVLLTFQTEQNPEVRSLREGIAQLKSQLRRLEESPAGSKISADIFIATSNVPDLGIQYARFLRDFKVQETLFELLTKQYEVAKINEAKNTSALQVLDEGAVPDKKSKPKRAMIVLLATFAVGFCAVLFAFVREYGQRMDEEDRQRWGEIRGMLRWRGKALTSVNDR, via the coding sequence ATGGAAACTCCCCAAAATACACCCCCCCAGGATTCCCCGGTCTCCAACCACCTGGTGGACGACGACGAGATCAATCTGCTTGAGCTGCTGCTGGTGCTGGTGAAGAACAAGTTCATGATCATTGGCAGCATGGCGGCGACCTTTGTGCTGGCGGCCGGTGTGACCCTACTCATGCCCAATATCTACACTTCCACCGCACGCCTTCTCCCGCCGCAGCAGGAACGAGGCGGACTGGGGGCCATGATGGCCGGCATGGGCGATCTGGCGGCCCTGGCGGGGATTTCAGCCGGCGGCAGTTCGGGTGAGCTGTTTGTCGGCATGCTGCAAAGCCGCACCGTCGCCGATGCCGTCATCGACCAGTTCGATCTGATGACGGTCTATGACCAGAAATATCGCACCGAGATGTACGGCAAGCTCAACAAGCTGGTCAATGTCTCTCTCGGTCGGCGCGACGGCATCATCACCGTCAGCGTCGATGATGAGGATCCGGTGCGCGCGGCCGCTATCGCCAATGCCTACGTCGAAGAACTCAAAAAGTTGAACGTGCGCTTGAATCTCAGCAACGCCGGCCGCGAGCGGGTGTTTCTCGAAGAGCGGTTGGCCGTGGTGCAGGCCGATCTGGCCCGCGCCGAGGACAATCTGCGCGAGTTTCAGGAGACCAACAAGGCGATCAAGCTCGACACCCAGGCGTCGGCCATCATCGAGGCCATTTCGCGCCTGCGCGGCGAACTGGCCAGTAAAGAGGTGGAGTTGGGTGTGCTGCTGACCTTTCAGACCGAGCAGAACCCCGAGGTGAGAAGCTTGCGCGAAGGGATCGCGCAATTGAAAAGCCAGTTGCGCCGCCTGGAAGAATCGCCCGCCGGCAGCAAGATCTCCGCTGACATCTTTATCGCCACGTCCAATGTCCCCGATCTTGGCATCCAGTACGCGCGCTTCCTGCGCGATTTCAAAGTGCAGGAGACGCTTTTTGAGCTGCTCACCAAGCAGTATGAGGTGGCGAAGATCAATGAGGCGAAGAATACTTCGGCTTTGCAGGTGCTTGATGAAGGGGCGGTGCCGGATAAGAAGAGTAAACCCAAGCGGGCGATGATTGTGTTGCTCGCGACCTTTGCGGTTGGGTTTTGTGCGGTGCTGTTTGCTTTTGTGCGGGAGTATGGGCAGCGGATGGATGAGGAGGATCGGCAGAGGTGGGGTGAGATTCGGGGGATGCTGCGCTGGCGCGGAAAAGCGCTGACTTCGGTAAATGACAGATGA